One genomic window of Ruegeria sp. THAF33 includes the following:
- a CDS encoding TRAP transporter small permease subunit has product MGGLASVLALIAFVNETVLRLGRAVGVVAIALMVIAILIQVFFRYVLGNALPWPDEAARFCMLWMTGLMAPTAFRRGGFVAIDMLERLLPRIIGQTLNLFLLLIALAVLLVAVNIGWSEVTGFGGKFATAALYLPTSFGFDEWYRIPRSWMMASLLVGVILLISVNIELILRSFITLLGGGHLLPEIPDAAVGAE; this is encoded by the coding sequence ATGGGCGGACTGGCATCGGTGCTTGCACTGATTGCATTCGTGAACGAAACCGTGCTGCGTCTGGGCCGCGCGGTTGGTGTTGTTGCGATTGCGCTCATGGTGATCGCAATTCTGATCCAGGTGTTTTTCCGATACGTTCTGGGCAATGCGCTGCCCTGGCCGGACGAGGCCGCGCGGTTCTGCATGTTGTGGATGACCGGTCTGATGGCCCCCACAGCCTTTCGGCGCGGCGGTTTTGTGGCCATCGACATGCTGGAACGCCTCCTTCCCCGCATCATCGGCCAAACGCTGAATCTGTTCCTGCTTTTGATCGCGCTCGCCGTCCTGCTGGTCGCGGTCAATATCGGCTGGTCCGAGGTCACTGGCTTTGGCGGCAAGTTCGCCACTGCCGCGCTGTATCTGCCCACCTCTTTCGGGTTCGACGAATGGTATCGCATTCCGCGCAGTTGGATGATGGCATCGCTGCTGGTGGGAGTCATCCTGCTGATCTCGGTGAATATCGAGCTGATCCTGCGATCCTTCATCACTCTGCTGGGCGGCGGCCACCTGTTGCCTGAAATTCCTGATGCGGCAGTGGGGGCCGAATAA
- a CDS encoding aldo/keto reductase family oxidoreductase, producing MQRVKLSDSLEMSRLVYGMWRLGDDSDTSAAHVEAKIQTCLDQGITTFDQADIYGGYKAEAVLGAALRANPNLRQKMEIVTKCDIVAPVGRYADAKVKYYDTSRAHILKSVDTSLSEMAIDHIDLLLIHRPDPMMDHHETGAALDEVVASGKVGAVGVSNFRPWDWSLLQSAMKTQLVTNQIEISLGQISPFTNGDLAFHQQHGHPLMAWSPLGGGLLMAGNPPVGVVADEVAAGFGVDRAAVAVAFLLAHPANILPVLGTNNLDRIKRASDALKVKLDRESWFRLYEAALGHEVP from the coding sequence CTGGAGATGAGCCGCCTTGTCTATGGCATGTGGCGGTTGGGCGATGACAGTGACACGTCCGCGGCCCATGTCGAGGCCAAGATTCAGACCTGTCTGGATCAGGGTATCACCACCTTCGATCAGGCCGACATCTATGGCGGCTACAAGGCCGAGGCCGTGCTGGGTGCCGCCCTGCGCGCCAATCCAAACCTTCGTCAGAAGATGGAGATCGTCACCAAATGCGACATCGTCGCGCCGGTTGGCCGTTACGCGGATGCGAAGGTAAAATACTACGACACCTCGCGCGCCCACATTCTGAAATCAGTCGACACGTCGCTGTCGGAAATGGCGATTGACCACATCGATCTGCTGTTGATCCACCGCCCGGACCCCATGATGGACCACCATGAAACCGGAGCCGCCCTGGATGAGGTCGTCGCCAGTGGAAAGGTCGGTGCGGTGGGTGTGTCAAACTTCCGCCCGTGGGATTGGTCGTTGCTGCAATCGGCGATGAAAACGCAGTTGGTCACCAACCAGATCGAAATTTCTCTGGGTCAGATCAGCCCTTTCACCAACGGTGATCTGGCGTTTCACCAACAGCATGGCCATCCGTTGATGGCATGGTCGCCGCTGGGTGGAGGCCTGTTGATGGCCGGAAACCCGCCGGTTGGGGTCGTCGCCGATGAAGTCGCAGCCGGGTTTGGCGTGGATCGCGCCGCCGTCGCAGTGGCGTTCCTGTTGGCCCACCCAGCCAACATCCTGCCGGTTCTGGGCACCAACAATCTTGACCGGATCAAACGCGCCTCGGACGCATTGAAAGTCAAACTGGATCGCGAAAGCTGGTTCCGCCTGTACGAGGCGGCACTGGGGCACGAGGTACCATGA
- a CDS encoding tetratricopeptide repeat protein gives MRQLVLALCVFASPALAELEQARDMMEAGQFAAAREELLPAARSGNAEAEELIGVMYGLGLGVEQDYERAFEWYLRASMKGHPGAQSGVGWYYELGLGMPAPDLVRAYMWYTLSAIGGDPDAAISLEEVVKKMSPEQIEKAHVLVNDYKGWMYPFR, from the coding sequence ATGCGCCAGCTTGTTCTTGCCCTTTGCGTATTTGCGTCTCCGGCTCTGGCTGAACTGGAACAAGCGCGCGATATGATGGAAGCCGGACAGTTTGCAGCCGCGCGCGAGGAACTTCTTCCAGCCGCGCGCTCGGGCAACGCCGAGGCTGAAGAGTTGATCGGCGTGATGTACGGGCTGGGTTTGGGGGTCGAGCAGGATTACGAACGGGCTTTTGAATGGTATCTGCGGGCCTCGATGAAGGGGCATCCGGGGGCGCAGTCGGGCGTTGGCTGGTATTACGAATTGGGTCTGGGCATGCCCGCGCCCGATCTGGTGCGTGCGTATATGTGGTACACGCTCAGCGCCATTGGCGGCGACCCCGACGCGGCGATCAGCCTTGAGGAAGTGGTCAAGAAAATGTCGCCGGAGCAGATCGAAAAGGCGCATGTTCTGGTCAACGACTACAAAGGGTGGATGTACCCGTTTCGGTGA
- a CDS encoding TRAP transporter large permease, with product MLIWFLPTFLIFLLIGLPVFFALLAAPGILLWLNGQTNDITLLYRNVYNGMDSFPLMAIPFFMLAGELMNRGGITIRLVEFSQALMGHLRGGLAHVNVLSSILFAGLSGSAVADTSALGSMLIPAMEKQGYTRKFAAAITAASSVIGPIIPPSGIMIIYAYVMGESVAALFLAGIVPGVMVGVGLMLMIKLMADRYDFPVASRKYTWPERRQASLKAFFPLMTPVIILGGILGGIFTPTEAAAVAVGYAFIIGFFILRTLTWKEVPEVLSNAGMTSAVVLLLVGAAMAFKTVVSLSHAPEQLASLILSLSENPLILLFLINLLLFIVGMFLDAGPAIIILGPILGPIFTSLGVDPIHFAIIMSVNLTVGLATPPMGLVLFVAAAVSRERVETIAKAILPFLAVEIIVIFLITYIPALSMTIPRITGFAN from the coding sequence ATGCTGATCTGGTTCCTGCCCACCTTCCTGATTTTCCTGCTGATCGGCCTGCCGGTCTTTTTCGCTTTGCTGGCGGCGCCCGGAATCCTGCTGTGGCTGAACGGCCAGACGAACGACATCACGTTGCTGTATCGCAACGTCTATAACGGCATGGACAGCTTCCCTCTGATGGCGATCCCCTTCTTCATGCTGGCCGGAGAGCTTATGAACCGAGGCGGCATCACCATCCGCCTTGTCGAGTTTTCGCAGGCTCTGATGGGTCATCTGCGCGGTGGTCTGGCGCATGTGAACGTGCTGAGTTCGATTCTGTTCGCGGGCCTCTCGGGGTCCGCCGTGGCGGACACCTCGGCGCTAGGGTCGATGCTGATCCCGGCGATGGAGAAACAGGGCTATACCCGTAAATTCGCCGCCGCGATCACGGCGGCGAGTTCGGTGATCGGGCCGATCATTCCGCCCTCGGGCATCATGATCATCTATGCCTATGTGATGGGCGAAAGCGTGGCCGCGTTGTTTCTGGCGGGGATCGTTCCGGGCGTGATGGTCGGTGTCGGTCTGATGCTGATGATCAAACTGATGGCCGACCGCTATGACTTCCCCGTCGCCAGCCGCAAATACACATGGCCCGAGCGGCGTCAGGCCAGTTTGAAGGCCTTTTTCCCATTGATGACACCGGTCATCATTCTGGGCGGTATTCTGGGTGGTATCTTCACACCGACCGAGGCTGCGGCAGTCGCCGTGGGCTATGCCTTCATCATCGGGTTCTTCATCCTGCGGACATTGACATGGAAAGAGGTCCCCGAGGTGCTCAGCAATGCAGGCATGACTTCAGCCGTTGTTCTGCTGCTGGTTGGTGCTGCGATGGCGTTCAAGACGGTCGTCAGCCTCAGCCATGCGCCGGAACAACTGGCCTCGCTGATCCTCAGCCTGTCGGAAAACCCGCTGATCCTTTTGTTCCTGATCAACCTGCTGCTGTTCATCGTCGGCATGTTCCTGGACGCAGGCCCCGCGATCATCATCCTTGGACCAATCCTTGGCCCGATCTTCACCAGCCTCGGCGTCGACCCGATCCATTTTGCCATCATCATGAGCGTCAACCTGACAGTAGGCCTCGCCACCCCGCCAATGGGTTTGGTGCTGTTCGTGGCCGCCGCCGTATCGCGCGAACGGGTTGAAACCATCGCCAAAGCGATCCTGCCGTTCCTGGCGGTCGAAATCATCGTGATTTTCCTGATCACCTACATACCCGCACTATCCATGACGATCCCGAGGATAACGGGATTTGCCAACTAA
- a CDS encoding flavin reductase family protein, which translates to MNAISKDMTRTFIPHKDDTRTLRDAFGRFATGVTIVTCDSADGPVCITANSFSSLSLDPPLIMWAGDRNSRRFPYFHKARHFSVHVLSSDQAELCFGCSKDAFALRDITHGRCKNGTPVLADCLARFECEQHAYHDAGDHVIVVGKVLRASMSDGDALTFYAGKLGQFAKV; encoded by the coding sequence ATGAACGCAATCTCAAAGGACATGACCCGCACCTTCATTCCACATAAGGACGACACACGTACCCTGCGCGACGCCTTCGGCCGCTTTGCAACCGGTGTCACCATCGTGACCTGCGACAGCGCGGACGGTCCGGTCTGCATCACCGCCAACAGCTTTTCGTCCCTGTCGCTTGACCCACCGCTGATCATGTGGGCCGGAGACCGAAACTCGCGTCGCTTCCCCTATTTCCACAAGGCGCGCCATTTCAGCGTGCATGTGCTGTCTTCGGACCAGGCCGAGCTGTGTTTCGGCTGCTCGAAAGACGCCTTTGCACTGCGGGACATCACCCACGGGCGCTGTAAGAATGGGACGCCGGTGTTGGCGGACTGCCTTGCGCGGTTCGAATGCGAACAGCACGCTTATCACGATGCAGGCGATCACGTTATTGTGGTTGGAAAGGTTCTACGGGCCAGTATGTCGGATGGAGACGCGCTGACCTTTTATGCCGGGAAACTCGGCCAATTCGCGAAAGTCTAA
- the dctP gene encoding TRAP transporter substrate-binding protein DctP, which yields MLREFIKTAAVATSLVAASAMAATAADYTLRATANSNENDEDYDGLIVFKNYVESASNGAIEVELFIGTQLCSNGAECLQGVADGTIDIYISTSGGASGIFPYVQVLDLPYLMADDRIAEHVLSGDFTRTMRDMALEDSGGAIRLMTIGNTGGWRNFANTQRRIAEPADMEGLKIRTVVADLPQELVKALGASPTPIPWPELFTSFQTGVVEGSKNGITDIMGMKFPDAGLQYVTLDGHAYMGALWWMNNAKFQEMPEDLRRVVVDGFYALQQATFASPKRKSIQAYEDFVAGGGDLYVLTPDQKAAFKEAATPVYDWFQSNVARGDEIFAALTEAVAAAEADVNAARDADLK from the coding sequence ATGCTCAGAGAATTCATCAAAACCGCAGCGGTGGCCACATCGCTGGTGGCGGCGTCCGCCATGGCCGCGACAGCCGCCGATTATACACTGCGCGCAACCGCAAATTCGAACGAAAACGATGAGGATTATGACGGTCTGATCGTCTTCAAGAACTATGTCGAATCTGCCTCGAACGGCGCGATCGAGGTCGAACTGTTCATCGGCACACAGCTTTGCTCGAACGGGGCCGAATGCTTGCAGGGCGTGGCAGACGGCACCATCGACATCTACATCTCGACCTCGGGCGGTGCCTCAGGCATCTTTCCTTACGTGCAGGTTCTGGACCTGCCTTATCTGATGGCCGATGACCGCATTGCCGAGCATGTCCTGTCGGGCGATTTCACCCGCACAATGCGCGACATGGCGCTTGAGGACTCGGGCGGCGCGATCCGTCTGATGACCATCGGCAACACCGGCGGCTGGCGCAACTTTGCCAACACACAGCGCCGCATTGCCGAGCCTGCGGATATGGAAGGTCTGAAAATCCGCACCGTCGTCGCCGACCTGCCGCAGGAACTGGTCAAGGCGCTAGGTGCGTCGCCCACCCCAATCCCGTGGCCGGAACTGTTCACCAGCTTCCAGACCGGTGTCGTTGAAGGATCCAAGAACGGCATCACCGACATCATGGGCATGAAATTCCCGGATGCGGGCCTGCAATACGTAACGCTGGACGGCCACGCCTATATGGGCGCATTGTGGTGGATGAACAACGCCAAGTTCCAGGAGATGCCCGAGGATCTGCGCCGCGTCGTGGTCGACGGGTTCTATGCCCTGCAACAGGCCACTTTCGCCTCCCCCAAGCGCAAGTCGATCCAAGCCTATGAGGATTTCGTCGCCGGTGGCGGAGACCTCTATGTGCTGACACCCGATCAGAAGGCTGCGTTCAAAGAGGCCGCAACGCCAGTCTATGATTGGTTCCAGTCCAACGTTGCGCGAGGCGACGAGATCTTTGCTGCACTGACCGAGGCGGTCGCGGCGGCTGAGGCGGACGTCAACGCCGCTCGCGATGCGGATCTGAAGTGA
- a CDS encoding cytochrome-c peroxidase translates to MVAFFWVGAAVAQDLPRPLTDDDFIPFDMEQAAIGHQLFYDPILSGNRNIACAHCHHPDFGTSDGLSLGIGEGGQELGPDRTPGTGADRIRKRIPRNSPGLWNLGAKDIHTVFHDGRLSISDVYGNGFNSPAQEWLPEGLNSLLAAQALFPLTSQFEMAGNVAENEVTGAVHDRIDKGWPILAKRVRTDLRYGPAMVAAFDEVETTEDITITQVANALAAFMAIEWRSTDSPFDHYLAGDTKALSPAQIEGMRLFYGKAGCSACHSGPLMSDQKFHALGLPPFGPGRTRQWDPFVRDVGRMGESNRLEDAYRFRTPMLRNVALTAPYGHNGAFPDLESVIRHHLDPQASLDKWTPQMAALPHVPWLQKTDFLVWQDQYEMARQRKKIDIDPIQLTELEIENLIAFLNSLTGRSVDSPIFGVPKGFTP, encoded by the coding sequence ATGGTTGCCTTCTTCTGGGTCGGGGCCGCTGTGGCACAGGATTTGCCGCGCCCGCTGACCGATGATGACTTTATCCCCTTTGATATGGAACAGGCCGCCATCGGTCATCAACTGTTTTACGACCCGATCCTGTCAGGCAACCGCAACATCGCCTGCGCCCATTGTCACCACCCGGATTTCGGCACTTCGGACGGGTTGTCTCTGGGCATAGGAGAAGGCGGGCAGGAGTTGGGGCCGGACCGCACACCCGGCACCGGGGCCGACAGAATACGCAAACGCATCCCTCGCAACTCTCCGGGCCTGTGGAATCTTGGGGCCAAGGACATACACACCGTCTTTCACGACGGCAGGCTGAGCATTTCCGACGTCTACGGCAACGGCTTCAATTCCCCGGCGCAGGAGTGGCTGCCCGAGGGCCTGAACTCCCTGCTGGCGGCACAGGCTTTGTTCCCCCTGACCTCACAATTCGAGATGGCGGGCAATGTGGCTGAAAATGAAGTCACTGGCGCGGTGCATGATCGTATCGACAAGGGCTGGCCCATTCTGGCGAAACGCGTCCGCACCGATCTGCGCTATGGTCCGGCCATGGTCGCCGCCTTTGATGAGGTCGAGACGACCGAGGACATCACGATCACGCAAGTCGCCAACGCTCTGGCCGCTTTCATGGCGATCGAATGGCGCAGCACCGACAGCCCGTTTGACCACTATCTTGCGGGCGACACGAAGGCCCTTTCACCGGCGCAAATCGAGGGGATGAGGCTGTTTTACGGCAAAGCCGGCTGCTCCGCCTGCCACAGCGGACCGCTCATGTCAGATCAGAAGTTCCATGCACTGGGCTTGCCTCCCTTTGGGCCGGGTCGCACCCGGCAGTGGGATCCCTTCGTCCGGGATGTCGGCCGCATGGGTGAAAGCAACCGCCTTGAGGATGCCTACAGGTTCCGCACCCCGATGCTCCGTAACGTTGCCCTGACCGCACCGTACGGTCACAATGGCGCCTTCCCCGATCTTGAAAGCGTCATTCGCCATCATTTGGATCCGCAGGCCAGCCTGGACAAATGGACCCCACAAATGGCTGCCTTACCCCACGTGCCATGGTTGCAAAAAACGGATTTCCTAGTTTGGCAGGACCAATATGAAATGGCACGTCAACGCAAGAAAATTGATATCGATCCGATCCAACTCACGGAATTAGAAATAGAAAACCTGATTGCTTTTCTGAATTCGTTGACAGGTCGCAGCGTAGACTCGCCGATATTCGGTGTGCCGAAAGGGTTTACTCCTTAG